The Cytobacillus firmus genome segment TCAAGGCGTACACGGATTCCTTCTGCCTTTAATGCAGCAAACACTTCATCTAATTTCTCCATTATCGCAGGGTTCTTTTTCCATGGTCCGACTGGAATCAGCACGACTTGAGTCGGTGCTACTCTTGGAGGCAGAACAAGGCCTTGTTCATCACCATGAACCATGATGACAGAGCCGATTAAACGTGTGGATGTACCCCATGATGTTGTATGGACAAAAGTATGTTTATTTTCTTTGTTCAAATATTTGATATCAAATGCTTCCGCAAACTTTGTGCCCAAGTAATGGGACGTTCCCGCCTGTACCGCTTTTCCATCCTTCATCATCGCTTCAATGGAGAACGTATCAACCGCACCTGCAAAACGCTCGGATGGTGTTTTTTGCCCATCATACACTGGAATGGCAAGCAAGCCTTCTACCACTTCTTTATAGATCTCCAGCATCTGCATTGTTTCCTTGCGCGCATCTTCTTCGTCAACATGAGCTGTATGGCCTTCCTGCCATAAAAATTCTGATGTGCGGATGAAAGGAAGAGTTTTCTTCTCCCAGCGAAATACATTCGCCCATTGATTGATTAAGACCGGCAGATCCCGGTAGCTTTTAATCCAATCGGAATACAAATGTCCAATCATTGTTTCAGAAGTTGGGCGCAGTGCCAGACGCTCCTCAAGCTTCTCTCCTGCCGCTTCTGTGATCCACGGAAGCTCCGGCGAAAATCCTTCAATGTGATCCTTTTCCTTTTGAAAAAAGTTCTCCGGAATCAGCATCGGGAAATAGGCATTGCGGTGGCCGGTTTCCTTAAAACGCTTATCCATCTCAGCCTGAATATGCTCCCAAATTTCATAGCCATCAGGCTTAAAGGCGATACACCCGCGAACAGGGGTGTAATCAAATAAATCTGCTTTTTGTATCGTTTC includes the following:
- the proS gene encoding proline--tRNA ligase, with protein sequence MSQNTNNFTKWYLETIQKADLFDYTPVRGCIAFKPDGYEIWEHIQAEMDKRFKETGHRNAYFPMLIPENFFQKEKDHIEGFSPELPWITEAAGEKLEERLALRPTSETMIGHLYSDWIKSYRDLPVLINQWANVFRWEKKTLPFIRTSEFLWQEGHTAHVDEEDARKETMQMLEIYKEVVEGLLAIPVYDGQKTPSERFAGAVDTFSIEAMMKDGKAVQAGTSHYLGTKFAEAFDIKYLNKENKHTFVHTTSWGTSTRLIGSVIMVHGDEQGLVLPPRVAPTQVVLIPVGPWKKNPAIMEKLDEVFAALKAEGIRVRLDDSDQSPGYKFNEWELKGVPVRIELGPRDLDQNQCLMKARDLGDKVAVSLDSIIESIKNELETMQTRLLEKAKEFRAENSHTHIDTIEQLEQHIAQSEQNDAIPGWILAGWCGDDTCEESVKEKTKFTTRNIPFNPPATKDTCIHCGKEAKHTVWFARAY